Proteins from one Leptonema illini DSM 21528 genomic window:
- a CDS encoding LTA synthase family protein codes for MELLPRRPDRLFPVLLRWMAIGMLSLLAHRLVFLFMYVFQAVRLEPELQDGAVASVLKALFVGLRFDLATLTIWIGPFALLLSLTAALYALPAARLRYRLLNSLFFHAQWIWLLWLHLVSVASTYNFSVNGKHLGWEFAAYFRDLPVLLAGSFVKDPVPTTMLALFIPVWVGAGFFVDRRLSVHAGAADGHPNPGRKALLTALLSPLVVLIAAVVLFRGGLQQNPLRPGDAMSESSPFLNNLKITGTYLIVHDLSDRGDFKTFYPPEENTAFVQRMLNDGRPFVDPQYPLLRRMEARRRMPGRFATIAGPGLPGRPDRQPNFVVLLMESWSAKFLESHGYSAEVAPNFNRLAHQGVLFENFYASGGRSANGLFSILTGIPDRAGRTILRSSRIFNRFGSLPLLLKKKGYQTLFVHGGDLHFDNLDTGLPHLGFDHLAGMKEMEDSGLYSRRWTMGFHDEDMYDMLLRKTDELYAGAPERPFFAMAFTSNNHHPFGLPDPSFAIFPESDPEAAFKNSYHYSDYALGKLIDIIRTKPYFQNTIILIVADHSHHANLDYLQDREIPLLVYAPSFFQPERRTDIAGQLDLLPTLLSLSGGDSPYAAMGRDLTVPAERPFAFFAGGSNTDIIGMMRDGFIYYHYLRSSQSILLKGTHPVDMRDMQAEQPQLAVELDAMTKHYYQFARSLEKENRIWPESISE; via the coding sequence GTGGAGCTTCTGCCCCGGCGTCCGGATCGCCTCTTTCCCGTTCTGTTGCGATGGATGGCTATCGGAATGCTGTCTCTGCTTGCCCATCGCCTGGTCTTCCTGTTTATGTACGTATTTCAGGCGGTCCGACTTGAGCCAGAGCTCCAGGACGGTGCCGTTGCGTCCGTGCTTAAAGCCCTTTTTGTAGGCCTGCGCTTCGACCTGGCGACGCTGACGATCTGGATCGGGCCTTTTGCTCTGCTTCTCTCGCTTACGGCGGCGCTGTATGCCCTTCCCGCCGCCAGGCTGCGATACAGGCTGCTGAACAGCCTTTTCTTTCACGCACAGTGGATCTGGCTGCTCTGGCTGCACCTTGTCTCTGTGGCAAGCACCTATAATTTCAGTGTGAACGGCAAGCATCTCGGATGGGAGTTTGCCGCCTACTTTCGGGATCTTCCTGTGCTGCTTGCAGGCAGCTTTGTGAAAGATCCTGTTCCGACGACCATGCTGGCCCTCTTTATTCCCGTATGGGTGGGCGCCGGTTTTTTCGTCGACCGACGGCTGAGTGTACATGCGGGCGCAGCGGACGGCCATCCCAATCCGGGCAGAAAGGCCTTGCTAACCGCTCTTCTCAGTCCGCTGGTCGTGCTGATTGCCGCCGTCGTGCTTTTTCGGGGGGGATTACAGCAGAATCCGCTTCGCCCTGGCGATGCGATGAGCGAATCATCGCCCTTTCTCAACAATCTGAAGATCACCGGCACCTACCTGATCGTGCACGATCTGTCGGATCGCGGCGACTTCAAGACCTTTTATCCGCCCGAAGAAAACACCGCCTTTGTGCAGCGTATGCTAAATGACGGGCGACCATTTGTTGATCCCCAGTATCCGCTCTTGCGGCGCATGGAGGCGCGACGACGCATGCCGGGTCGCTTTGCTACGATAGCAGGGCCAGGCCTGCCCGGAAGGCCGGACCGGCAGCCGAACTTTGTCGTGCTTCTCATGGAATCGTGGTCGGCAAAGTTCCTCGAATCACACGGCTATTCGGCTGAGGTTGCTCCGAATTTTAACAGACTCGCCCATCAGGGTGTGCTTTTCGAGAACTTTTACGCCTCGGGCGGACGCAGCGCCAACGGCCTCTTTTCTATTCTGACAGGCATCCCCGATCGTGCCGGGCGCACCATCCTGCGATCGTCGCGCATCTTCAACCGCTTCGGTTCTCTGCCGCTTCTTCTAAAAAAGAAGGGCTATCAGACGCTTTTTGTGCATGGCGGCGATCTGCATTTCGATAACCTCGATACGGGATTGCCGCATCTGGGCTTCGATCACCTGGCCGGCATGAAAGAGATGGAGGATTCAGGCCTGTATTCCCGTCGCTGGACGATGGGCTTTCACGACGAAGACATGTATGATATGCTTCTTCGCAAAACCGATGAGCTCTATGCCGGCGCCCCCGAGCGCCCCTTCTTCGCCATGGCCTTTACGTCGAACAATCATCATCCGTTTGGCCTGCCCGACCCGTCTTTTGCCATCTTTCCGGAATCTGATCCTGAAGCGGCGTTCAAGAACTCATACCATTACTCGGATTATGCTCTCGGGAAATTGATTGACATAATAAGAACGAAGCCCTATTTTCAGAACACCATCATCTTGATAGTCGCCGATCACAGCCATCACGCCAATCTGGACTACTTGCAGGACAGGGAGATACCGCTTCTCGTCTATGCGCCGTCCTTTTTCCAGCCCGAGCGCCGCACCGACATCGCCGGGCAGCTCGACCTGCTGCCGACACTGCTCTCGCTTTCCGGAGGCGACTCGCCCTACGCGGCGATGGGCCGCGATCTCACCGTGCCCGCAGAGAGGCCGTTTGCGTTTTTTGCAGGCGGCTCGAATACCGACATCATCGGCATGATGCGCGACGGCTTCATCTACTATCATTATCTGCGCTCTTCACAGTCCATACTGCTGAAGGGAACGCATCCCGTCGACATGCGAGATATGCAAGCCGAGCAGCCACAGCTCGCCGTGGAGCTCGATGCGATGACAAAGCACTACTATCAGTTTGCCCGAAGCCTCGAAAAGGAGAACCGTATCTGGCCTGAATCGATCTCAGAATAA
- a CDS encoding NUDIX domain-containing protein — MEPGWFQVTLKLFLWHEGRYLALRDSHSGFGDLPGGRIGRDESVNLPAALEREVVEELGGAVQVEFHPEPITLFSHYVLKDSAPAFAFVFEGRLKSGQLQLSDEHTDLFWMKASDDPSTLFVGTMLDGVQKYLATNPLSRINENR; from the coding sequence ATGGAGCCGGGCTGGTTTCAGGTAACGCTGAAGCTCTTTCTGTGGCATGAGGGCCGATATCTGGCCCTTCGTGATTCGCACAGCGGCTTCGGCGACCTGCCCGGCGGCCGTATCGGCCGTGACGAATCGGTTAACCTTCCTGCTGCACTCGAACGTGAAGTCGTCGAAGAGCTCGGCGGAGCGGTGCAGGTTGAGTTTCACCCCGAGCCGATCACGCTCTTTTCGCACTATGTTCTGAAAGATAGCGCTCCGGCCTTTGCCTTCGTTTTCGAGGGCAGATTGAAATCGGGCCAGCTGCAGCTGTCAGACGAACACACCGATCTCTTCTGGATGAAGGCAAGTGATGACCCTTCGACGCTTTTCGTCGGCACGATGCTGGACGGAGTGCAGAAGTATCTGGCCACCAATCCTCTGTCACGAATCAATGAAAACAGGTGA
- a CDS encoding alpha/beta hydrolase-fold protein, protein MSERLIALSRFFVNYRPASFSIRKLFIAGLMLALFTTCRTSEEAQAAPDACYRLTPGWQKDLKIDDVAVDLFVPQATEQSCQRMLLVLPGWKFPRQDWIRKSPLEAIAQKEQMILVLPEMHTTIYETSYYPETVMKWNAVPGGAFLRDRLIPEMQRRFGLFKKGHGNYLLGLSTGGRGVVMLHLQNPGLFTAGAALSGDFDQTLQPNDNLMRNVYGPYERFRDRWQGENNPVSVIDRSPERWTMPLYLSHGQADRVVPIAHSEWLHKMIIKKKGKDFPVVYKAVPGAAHDYRFWGGELPAVFAFFKDPTAKNNPTSAREPFADNQPAAN, encoded by the coding sequence ATGAGCGAACGACTTATAGCGCTTTCTCGATTTTTCGTGAACTACAGGCCCGCTTCTTTCTCTATTCGCAAGCTTTTCATCGCCGGATTGATGCTCGCCCTGTTCACGACCTGTCGCACGTCTGAAGAGGCGCAGGCCGCACCCGATGCCTGCTACCGACTCACGCCCGGCTGGCAGAAAGATCTGAAAATCGACGACGTCGCCGTCGATCTTTTCGTGCCGCAGGCGACCGAACAGAGCTGTCAGCGTATGCTGCTTGTGCTGCCTGGCTGGAAGTTCCCCCGACAGGACTGGATTCGCAAGTCACCGCTTGAGGCGATCGCTCAAAAAGAACAGATGATCCTTGTCCTGCCCGAGATGCATACGACGATCTATGAAACGAGTTATTATCCTGAAACCGTCATGAAATGGAACGCCGTTCCGGGCGGAGCCTTTCTCAGAGATCGCCTGATTCCCGAGATGCAGCGGCGCTTCGGATTATTCAAGAAAGGCCATGGCAACTACCTGCTTGGCCTGTCGACGGGCGGCCGCGGCGTCGTCATGCTGCATCTGCAGAATCCAGGACTTTTTACGGCAGGAGCCGCCCTTTCAGGCGATTTCGACCAGACCTTACAGCCCAACGATAACCTGATGCGCAACGTTTACGGACCGTACGAACGATTTCGCGATCGCTGGCAGGGCGAGAATAACCCTGTAAGCGTCATCGACAGATCGCCCGAACGCTGGACGATGCCGCTCTATCTCTCGCATGGTCAGGCCGACCGCGTCGTTCCGATAGCGCATTCAGAATGGCTGCATAAGATGATCATCAAAAAAAAGGGAAAGGACTTTCCCGTCGTATATAAGGCCGTTCCAGGCGCCGCGCACGATTATCGTTTCTGGGGCGGTGAGCTTCCCGCCGTCTTCGCCTTTTTTAAAGATCCGACGGCAAAGAACAATCCGACTTCGGCCAGGGAGCCGTTTGCGGATAACCAGCCGGCGGCTAACTGA
- a CDS encoding class I SAM-dependent methyltransferase — MNCPLCNGDGIPVNGPDSRRFYRCRRCALIYVDSADYLTEAKEREFYGTHQNDINDEGYRRFLSQIVAALRPYLRSGMRGLDYGCGPVKMIETLLAEEGYACTSFDPFFHPTELQGPYDFVIATEVVEHFRNTALEWQTMIELVRPGGLLAVMTELQPEDRAFSGWRYARDPTHTSFYCNETIEFLAASFDLVILFSDGKRRLVFQRRLGSVQQV, encoded by the coding sequence ATGAACTGTCCACTCTGTAACGGTGACGGTATTCCGGTGAACGGCCCGGATAGTCGCCGTTTTTACAGATGCCGGCGCTGTGCTCTGATCTACGTCGATTCCGCCGATTATCTTACCGAAGCTAAAGAGCGCGAGTTCTACGGAACACATCAAAACGACATCAACGATGAAGGCTACCGACGATTTCTGTCACAGATCGTCGCTGCCTTGAGGCCGTATCTGCGTTCGGGTATGAGAGGCCTTGATTACGGCTGTGGACCGGTGAAGATGATCGAGACCCTGCTTGCAGAAGAGGGTTATGCATGCACGTCCTTTGATCCCTTTTTTCATCCGACCGAATTGCAGGGGCCTTACGACTTCGTAATCGCAACCGAAGTCGTGGAGCATTTCAGGAATACGGCCCTTGAATGGCAGACGATGATCGAGCTGGTCCGCCCAGGTGGACTGCTTGCCGTAATGACGGAATTACAACCCGAAGATCGAGCATTCAGCGGATGGCGGTATGCGCGGGATCCAACGCATACTTCGTTCTATTGCAATGAGACTATTGAATTTCTTGCTGCATCCTTCGATCTCGTCATCCTTTTTAGCGACGGAAAAAGGCGCCTTGTCTTTCAAAGGCGCCTCGGATCCGTTCAACAAGTTTAG
- a CDS encoding DUF1566 domain-containing protein, giving the protein MMKAISFLLLAALLHGCGKSSDDNSAALALLATGGSAGCSTGVANSATDVPTTTATGKYKVVDTKQTLCYDSTTSATVSCSGLGYDGSYSGNQPSYTNNGNGTVTDNVTGLMWTRSTDINNDTFVNSSDKRFQSDAVTYCENLTLGGHSDWRLPDIKTLYSLIQFSGKDASTYLGTDTSGLTPFIDTTAFDRVFGDQDAGDRIIDAQYATSTIYVSTTMNGDKTMFGVNFVDGRIKGYPATKSKYYVRCVRGESDYGKNNFSVTDSGATVTDDATGLVWQQADASSTNWQDAVDYCENLSLAGETDWRLPNVKELQSIVDYSRSPDTTSGAALDAKFSATSFTNENGCTDWGYYWASTTHVDNDNDAQSATNATYLSFGRALGYMTGSMLDVHGAGAQRSNDKTNIATEEGASSANLGQGLFYYHGPQGDILRLNNRVRCVRAGN; this is encoded by the coding sequence ATGATGAAAGCGATTTCATTCCTGCTTCTGGCGGCTCTGCTACATGGGTGCGGCAAGAGCAGCGACGATAATTCAGCCGCTCTGGCTCTGCTTGCAACGGGCGGTTCAGCCGGCTGCTCTACAGGCGTAGCGAATTCGGCGACGGATGTACCGACGACGACCGCAACAGGTAAATATAAGGTTGTCGATACTAAACAGACGCTCTGCTACGATTCCACCACAAGCGCTACGGTAAGCTGTAGCGGTCTCGGTTATGACGGTTCTTACAGCGGCAACCAGCCGTCTTATACGAATAACGGAAACGGAACGGTTACAGACAATGTAACAGGGCTTATGTGGACCAGGAGTACGGACATCAATAATGATACATTCGTTAACTCCTCTGACAAAAGATTTCAGAGCGATGCGGTCACATACTGCGAAAATCTGACCCTGGGCGGTCATAGCGACTGGCGCCTGCCCGATATCAAGACGCTCTATTCGCTGATTCAGTTCAGCGGAAAGGATGCGAGCACCTACCTCGGCACCGACACATCAGGCCTGACGCCATTTATCGATACGACGGCCTTCGATCGCGTGTTCGGAGATCAAGATGCCGGTGACCGCATCATCGATGCCCAATATGCAACGTCCACGATCTATGTATCGACGACGATGAATGGCGATAAGACGATGTTTGGCGTGAACTTCGTCGATGGGCGTATTAAGGGATATCCGGCTACGAAGAGCAAATACTATGTACGCTGTGTACGCGGCGAATCCGACTACGGCAAAAACAATTTTTCCGTAACGGATAGTGGCGCCACTGTAACGGATGACGCGACGGGACTTGTGTGGCAGCAGGCAGACGCCTCGTCGACGAACTGGCAGGATGCGGTCGATTATTGTGAGAATCTGTCGCTTGCCGGGGAGACTGACTGGCGATTGCCGAATGTGAAGGAGCTGCAGAGTATCGTCGACTATTCGCGCTCACCCGATACGACGTCAGGCGCTGCACTGGATGCAAAATTTTCGGCGACCTCGTTCACAAATGAGAATGGTTGCACCGATTGGGGCTATTACTGGGCATCAACCACGCATGTGGATAACGATAATGATGCACAGAGCGCTACCAATGCCACTTATTTATCTTTCGGTCGGGCACTCGGCTATATGACCGGTTCCATGCTTGATGTTCATGGAGCGGGAGCACAGCGCAGCAACGATAAAACGAACATAGCCACCGAAGAAGGGGCCTCGTCGGCGAATCTCGGGCAGGGACTCTTTTACTATCATGGCCCACAGGGCGATATCCTGCGCCTGAATAACAGAGTCCGCTGTGTAAGAGCGGGAAACTGA